A stretch of the Streptomyces sp. NBC_01428 genome encodes the following:
- a CDS encoding carbohydrate ABC transporter permease, with amino-acid sequence MTATTTARVAAPPVRTLGQPSARLRAWARRGPLLPALIFMIVVTQLPFVATLVISFFDWNALYPKARHFTGLGNYSDVLSDADLRHSVWTTILLTVTVVLVSLVLGLVLALLLDRRFRGRGIVRTLLIAPFLVVPVAAALLWKHVLYNPEYGLLNGLLHAVGGPQPDWISTTPLLAVEASLVWQWTPFMMLILLAGLQSRDHQQMEAAQVDGASNWQVFRYLTLPHLRRYLELGALLGSIYIVQNFDAVFTLTSGGLGTANLPYTVYQSFYQAHENGLASAAGVLVVIGSIIIATFALRVVSSLFREEASR; translated from the coding sequence ATGACCGCCACGACAACGGCCCGCGTGGCCGCCCCACCCGTACGCACCCTCGGACAACCGTCGGCCCGGCTGCGCGCCTGGGCCAGACGCGGCCCCCTGCTCCCCGCTCTGATCTTCATGATCGTGGTGACCCAACTCCCCTTCGTGGCCACCCTGGTGATCTCGTTCTTCGACTGGAACGCGCTCTACCCGAAGGCCCGCCACTTCACCGGCCTCGGCAACTACTCGGACGTCCTGAGCGACGCGGACCTGCGGCACTCCGTCTGGACGACGATCCTGCTGACCGTCACCGTCGTCCTGGTCAGCCTCGTCCTCGGTCTGGTCCTCGCCCTGCTCCTGGACCGGAGGTTCCGGGGCCGCGGCATCGTCCGCACGCTGCTGATCGCCCCGTTCCTGGTCGTCCCGGTCGCCGCCGCCCTGCTGTGGAAGCACGTGCTCTACAACCCCGAATACGGCCTGCTCAACGGGCTGTTGCACGCCGTGGGCGGCCCCCAGCCCGACTGGATCTCCACCACACCGCTGCTCGCGGTCGAGGCCTCGCTCGTCTGGCAGTGGACGCCGTTCATGATGCTGATCCTGCTCGCCGGCCTGCAGAGCCGCGACCACCAGCAGATGGAGGCCGCCCAGGTCGACGGAGCGAGCAACTGGCAGGTCTTCCGGTACCTGACCCTGCCGCACCTGCGCCGCTACCTCGAACTCGGCGCGCTCCTCGGCTCGATCTACATCGTCCAGAACTTCGACGCGGTGTTCACCCTCACCTCCGGCGGCCTGGGCACCGCGAACCTGCCCTACACCGTCTACCAGAGCTTCTACCAGGCCCACGAGAACGGCCTCGCCTCGGCCGCGGGCGTCCTGGTCGTCATCGGCTCGATCATCATCGCGACCTTCGCCCTGCGCGTCGTGTCGTCCCTGTTCCGCGAGGAGGCGTCCCGCTGA
- a CDS encoding carbohydrate ABC transporter permease has product MSTTATNARPRRAKGAGLGLVAWALGIVFFLPIAWMALTSFHSESDAAKNPPAFGASLTLDGYRDFFGTGGGASPWPALLNSTVASVVSTLCVLLLALPAAYALSIRPVKKWTDVLFFFLSTKMLPVVAGLLPIYLFAKNTGMLDNIWLLVILYTSMNLPIAVWMMQSFLAEVPVAVIEAAQIDGARLPTVLARVVAPIALPGIAATALICFIFSWNELLFARVLTGVVAETAPVFLTGFITSQGLFLAKVCAASLVVSLPVLAAGFAAQDKLVQGLSLGAVK; this is encoded by the coding sequence ATGAGTACCACCGCGACGAACGCCCGCCCCCGCCGCGCCAAGGGGGCAGGCCTGGGCCTGGTCGCCTGGGCGCTCGGCATCGTGTTCTTCCTGCCCATCGCCTGGATGGCGCTGACCTCGTTCCACTCCGAGTCCGACGCGGCCAAGAACCCGCCCGCGTTCGGCGCCTCCCTCACCCTCGACGGCTACCGGGACTTCTTCGGCACGGGCGGCGGCGCGAGCCCCTGGCCCGCGCTCCTCAACTCCACGGTGGCCTCGGTCGTCTCCACCCTCTGCGTGCTGCTCCTCGCCCTCCCGGCGGCGTACGCGCTCTCCATCCGCCCGGTGAAGAAGTGGACCGACGTCCTGTTCTTCTTCCTGTCGACCAAGATGCTCCCCGTCGTGGCCGGCCTCCTGCCGATCTACCTCTTCGCCAAGAACACCGGCATGCTCGACAACATCTGGCTGCTGGTCATCCTCTACACCTCGATGAACCTGCCGATCGCGGTGTGGATGATGCAGTCCTTCCTCGCCGAGGTCCCGGTGGCGGTGATCGAGGCGGCGCAGATCGACGGGGCCCGGCTGCCGACCGTCCTCGCCCGCGTGGTCGCCCCCATCGCGCTGCCGGGCATCGCCGCGACCGCCCTCATCTGTTTCATCTTCAGCTGGAACGAGCTGCTCTTCGCCCGGGTGCTCACGGGGGTGGTCGCCGAGACCGCCCCCGTGTTCCTCACCGGATTCATCACCAGCCAGGGCCTGTTCCTGGCCAAGGTGTGCGCCGCGTCGCTCGTCGTCTCCCTGCCGGTGCTCGCCGCGGGGTTCGCCGCCCAGGACAAACTCGTCCAGGGCCTGTCGTTGGGAGCCGTGAAATGA
- a CDS encoding ABC transporter substrate-binding protein: MRTPSRRRPRTLLVAAAAGTLLTPLLSGCWAGAGGAGSGGNSINVLMVNNPQMVELQKLTKAHFTKDTGIKVNFTVLPENDVRDKISQDFANQAGQYDVATLSNYEIPIYARNGWLHEMDSYVAKDGAYDEQDILKPMRQSLTADDGKLYGQPFYGESSFLMYRKDVFAAKGLKMPAHPTWQQVGDLAAKADGAESGMKGICLRGLPGWGEIMAPLTTVVNTFGGTWFDKDWQARLNSPEFEKATKFYVDLVREHGESGAAQAGFAECLNNMTQGKTAMWYDATSAAGLLEAKDSPVKGKLGYVPAPVEKTKSSGWLYTWAWGMQKASHNSDKAWQFVSWASSKQYEQLVGDTAGWSDVPAGKRASTYTNAAYRKEAAAFQDMTREAIEGARPKDPGVQPRPAPGIQFVGIPEFTDLGTKVSQEISAAIAGRQSVDAALSKSQKLAEKISKEYEGR, from the coding sequence ATGCGAACCCCGAGCCGACGGAGGCCGCGCACACTGCTCGTCGCGGCCGCCGCAGGGACGCTGCTCACCCCGCTCCTCTCCGGCTGCTGGGCCGGAGCGGGCGGGGCGGGCTCCGGCGGGAACTCCATCAACGTCCTGATGGTGAACAACCCGCAGATGGTCGAGCTGCAGAAGCTCACCAAGGCCCACTTCACCAAGGACACCGGTATCAAGGTGAACTTCACCGTGCTGCCGGAGAACGACGTCCGCGACAAGATCAGCCAGGACTTCGCCAACCAGGCCGGCCAGTACGACGTCGCCACGCTGTCCAACTACGAGATACCCATCTACGCCCGCAACGGCTGGCTGCACGAGATGGACTCCTACGTCGCGAAGGACGGCGCGTACGACGAGCAGGACATCCTCAAGCCCATGCGGCAGTCGCTGACCGCCGACGACGGCAAGCTCTACGGGCAGCCGTTCTACGGCGAGTCGTCCTTCCTCATGTACCGCAAGGACGTGTTCGCCGCGAAGGGCCTGAAGATGCCCGCGCACCCCACCTGGCAGCAGGTCGGCGACCTCGCGGCGAAGGCGGACGGCGCCGAGTCGGGCATGAAGGGCATCTGCCTGCGCGGCCTGCCCGGCTGGGGCGAGATCATGGCCCCGCTCACCACCGTCGTGAACACCTTCGGCGGCACCTGGTTCGACAAGGACTGGCAAGCCCGCCTGAACTCACCCGAGTTCGAGAAGGCCACCAAGTTCTACGTGGACCTCGTCCGCGAGCACGGCGAGTCCGGCGCCGCCCAGGCCGGCTTCGCCGAGTGCCTCAACAACATGACGCAGGGCAAGACCGCCATGTGGTACGACGCCACCTCCGCCGCGGGCCTGCTGGAGGCCAAGGACTCCCCGGTCAAGGGCAAGCTGGGCTACGTCCCCGCGCCGGTCGAGAAGACGAAGTCCTCCGGCTGGCTCTACACCTGGGCCTGGGGCATGCAGAAGGCCTCGCACAACTCGGACAAGGCCTGGCAGTTCGTCTCCTGGGCGTCCAGCAAGCAGTACGAGCAACTCGTCGGGGACACCGCCGGCTGGTCCGACGTACCGGCGGGCAAGCGCGCCTCCACGTACACCAACGCCGCCTACCGCAAGGAGGCCGCGGCGTTCCAGGACATGACCCGCGAGGCCATCGAGGGCGCCCGGCCCAAGGACCCCGGCGTCCAGCCGCGCCCCGCTCCCGGCATCCAGTTCGTCGGCATCCCCGAGTTCACCGACCTCGGCACCAAGGTCTCGCAGGAGATCAGCGCGGCCATCGCCGGACGCCAGTCCGTCGACGCGGCCCTGAGCAAGTCCCAGAAACTCGCCGAGAAGATCTCCAAGGAGTACGAGGGACGATGA
- a CDS encoding zinc-dependent alcohol dehydrogenase family protein → MKAAVIESVGRAVVAEVPDPTPGPREVVVEVAACGLCGTDLHILQGEFAPKLPIVPGHEFAGEIVGVGTQVTELSVGDRVAVDPSLYCYECRYCRTGHNNLCERWAAIGVTTAGGAAQYATASVANCVKLPEHVRTQDAALVEPLSCAVRGYDVLQSRLGAHVLIYGSGTMGLMMLELAKRTGAASVDVVDLNADRLATARQLGVSASAANPDELDRPQGWDLVIDATGNAAAIQDGLDRVAKAGTFLQFGVADYATRVTIDPYRIYNQEITITGSMAVLHSFERAAELFATGVLDPSVFISDRLPLTSYPEALEQFASGVGRKIVVVP, encoded by the coding sequence ATGAAGGCCGCTGTCATCGAGTCCGTCGGCCGTGCCGTCGTCGCCGAGGTCCCGGACCCGACGCCCGGCCCCCGCGAGGTCGTGGTCGAGGTCGCTGCCTGCGGCCTGTGCGGCACCGATCTGCACATCCTCCAGGGCGAGTTCGCGCCCAAGCTGCCGATCGTGCCGGGCCACGAGTTCGCGGGCGAGATCGTCGGCGTCGGCACCCAGGTCACCGAACTCTCCGTCGGCGACCGGGTCGCCGTCGACCCGTCCCTGTACTGCTACGAGTGCCGGTACTGCCGTACGGGCCACAACAACCTCTGCGAGCGGTGGGCCGCGATCGGCGTCACCACCGCGGGCGGAGCCGCCCAGTACGCGACCGCCTCCGTCGCCAACTGCGTGAAGCTCCCCGAGCACGTCCGCACCCAGGACGCGGCCCTCGTCGAACCGCTCTCCTGCGCCGTCCGCGGCTACGACGTCCTGCAGTCCCGCCTCGGCGCCCACGTCCTCATCTACGGCTCCGGGACCATGGGCCTGATGATGCTGGAGCTCGCCAAGCGCACCGGCGCCGCCAGCGTCGACGTCGTCGACCTCAACGCGGACCGCCTCGCGACCGCCCGGCAGCTCGGCGTCTCCGCGTCCGCCGCGAACCCCGACGAGCTGGACCGCCCCCAGGGCTGGGACCTGGTCATCGACGCCACCGGGAACGCCGCCGCCATCCAGGACGGCCTCGACCGGGTCGCCAAGGCCGGCACCTTCCTCCAGTTCGGTGTCGCCGACTACGCGACGCGGGTCACCATCGACCCGTACCGCATCTACAACCAGGAGATCACCATCACCGGCTCGATGGCCGTGCTGCACAGCTTCGAGCGCGCGGCGGAGCTCTTCGCGACAGGGGTGCTCGACCCGTCGGTTTTCATCAGCGACCGCCTCCCGCTGACCAGCTATCCCGAGGCCCTGGAGCAGTTCGCCTCGGGCGTCGGACGGAAGATCGTCGTCGTCCCCTGA
- a CDS encoding MFS transporter, producing the protein MTWTGARVLGDRDAGLYLAAVVVSGFGTSAMWLVSGIWVKDLTGSDGLAALCVLALWAPTLVGPALGTLADRTRRRPLLLATNLLLAALLPVLYAVDGRGGLWILFGVLLVYGAVGVVQDAAESALLATVLDGRLLGDFNGLRMTATEGMKLVAPLAGAGLYAAYGGPRVALLDAATFALAAGVYALLRVRETPTSGEAGPTGSLRARTAEGVRHLRSHPGLWPLVLAGGTTMLFAGINGATVYAVAEGLGHSPAYVGLLYVAQGAGSVAVGPAAGTLLRRLGERRFAACGIALTAVAVTLRAVPVDAVALACSVGVGIGLPCVLVAAFTAVQRETPAELLGRASASLNTLLYAPNAVGLALGAGLVELVDLRVLLPVLGVARLVTLGPLVRGAPAAVRG; encoded by the coding sequence ATGACATGGACAGGAGCGCGTGTTCTGGGTGACCGCGACGCCGGCCTGTATCTGGCCGCGGTGGTCGTCTCCGGCTTCGGGACGTCGGCGATGTGGCTGGTCTCGGGCATCTGGGTGAAGGACCTGACGGGCTCCGACGGGCTGGCGGCGCTCTGCGTCCTCGCCCTCTGGGCTCCCACGCTCGTCGGCCCCGCGCTCGGCACCCTCGCCGACCGCACCCGCCGCCGCCCGCTGCTCCTCGCGACGAACCTCCTGCTCGCCGCCCTGCTGCCCGTCCTGTACGCCGTGGACGGCCGGGGCGGCCTGTGGATCCTGTTCGGAGTGCTCCTGGTCTACGGCGCCGTCGGTGTCGTCCAGGACGCCGCCGAGTCCGCCCTGCTGGCGACGGTGCTCGACGGGCGTCTCCTCGGGGACTTCAACGGCCTGCGCATGACGGCCACCGAGGGCATGAAGCTGGTGGCCCCGCTCGCCGGGGCGGGCCTCTACGCGGCGTACGGCGGCCCCCGCGTCGCTCTGCTGGACGCGGCGACGTTCGCGCTGGCGGCGGGGGTGTACGCGCTGTTGCGGGTGCGTGAGACCCCGACGTCGGGGGAGGCCGGGCCCACCGGAAGCCTGCGGGCCCGGACCGCGGAGGGCGTCCGGCATCTGCGGTCACATCCCGGTCTGTGGCCGCTGGTCCTCGCCGGCGGGACCACCATGCTCTTCGCCGGGATCAACGGCGCCACGGTGTACGCGGTGGCGGAGGGGCTCGGTCACTCCCCCGCCTACGTCGGGCTGCTGTACGTCGCCCAGGGCGCCGGGTCCGTGGCCGTGGGACCGGCGGCCGGGACGCTGCTGCGCAGGCTCGGCGAGCGGCGGTTCGCCGCCTGCGGGATCGCGCTCACCGCCGTCGCGGTGACCCTGCGGGCCGTTCCCGTGGACGCGGTGGCGCTCGCCTGCAGTGTGGGGGTGGGAATCGGGTTGCCGTGCGTGCTCGTCGCGGCGTTCACGGCGGTGCAGCGGGAGACGCCGGCGGAACTGCTGGGGCGTGCGTCCGCCTCGCTGAACACACTGCTGTACGCGCCCAACGCCGTCGGGCTCGCCCTCGGCGCGGGCCTGGTCGAACTCGTCGATCTCCGGGTCCTGTTGCCCGTGCTGGGTGTTGCCCGGCTCGTGACGCTGGGGCCTCTCGTGCGGGGTGCCCCGGCCGCGGTACGGGGGTGA
- a CDS encoding TROVE domain-containing protein, giving the protein MARFNIRTAKAQPASRVTSTGRVLRTHQGGRGHERDARSELFLLAIANLVAQQTFYETGSDRDDRFAALVRELAVSDPSWTAALLGWLRTDGNLRTASIVGAAEYVKARLDAGVTDGPANRQVVDSVLRRPDEPGELLAYWTSRFGRNVPKPVKRGVADAVRRLYGARSLLKYDTTSKGYRFGDILNLVHAAPDPAKPWQGDLFRYALDRRHNPDRAEVPTSLSALVAHRELMALPSAERRAVVTGPDGARRLAEAGMTWEALAGWLQGPMDKAAWEAVIPSMGTMALVRNLRNFDEAGVSDEVAARVAARISDPVEVARSRQFPFRYLAAYQHAPSLRWAYPLEQALGHSLANVPALPGRTLVLVDRSGSMFYSRLSDRSELNRADAAAIFGTALALRVADADLVEFGTSHRRVPFRAGESVLKVLERFGDLGGTNTSEAVRAHYRSHDRVIIVTDEQAAHSSFGDPTSQVPGHVPVYTWNLAGYRAGHGPSGKGNRHTFGGLSDAAFRLVPLLESARDAEWPWAVA; this is encoded by the coding sequence ATGGCACGCTTCAACATCCGCACCGCGAAGGCACAGCCCGCCTCGCGCGTGACCTCCACCGGCCGCGTCCTGCGCACACACCAGGGCGGCCGGGGACACGAGCGCGACGCGCGCTCCGAGCTCTTCCTGCTCGCGATCGCCAACCTCGTTGCGCAGCAGACCTTCTACGAGACCGGCTCCGACCGCGACGACCGGTTCGCCGCGCTCGTCCGGGAGCTCGCCGTCAGCGACCCGTCGTGGACGGCCGCCCTCCTCGGCTGGCTGCGCACCGACGGCAACCTCCGCACGGCCTCGATCGTCGGCGCCGCCGAGTACGTCAAGGCGCGCCTCGACGCGGGGGTCACCGACGGACCCGCCAACCGGCAGGTCGTCGACTCCGTGCTGCGCCGCCCCGACGAGCCGGGCGAGCTGCTCGCGTACTGGACCTCCCGGTTCGGCCGCAACGTGCCCAAGCCCGTGAAGCGGGGCGTCGCCGACGCCGTACGCCGTCTCTACGGCGCCAGGTCCCTGCTGAAGTACGACACCACGTCCAAGGGCTACCGCTTCGGCGACATCCTCAACCTCGTGCACGCGGCGCCCGACCCGGCGAAGCCGTGGCAGGGCGACCTGTTCCGGTACGCGCTGGACCGGCGCCACAACCCGGACCGGGCCGAGGTCCCCACGTCCCTGTCCGCGCTCGTCGCCCACCGCGAGCTGATGGCGCTGCCGTCCGCCGAGCGGCGCGCGGTCGTCACCGGTCCTGACGGGGCGCGGCGGCTCGCCGAGGCGGGCATGACCTGGGAGGCGCTGGCCGGCTGGCTCCAGGGCCCCATGGACAAGGCCGCCTGGGAGGCCGTCATCCCCTCCATGGGGACGATGGCACTCGTCCGCAACCTGCGGAACTTCGACGAGGCGGGCGTGAGCGACGAGGTGGCGGCGCGGGTCGCCGCGAGGATCAGCGACCCGGTCGAGGTCGCGCGCTCGCGGCAGTTCCCGTTCCGGTACCTCGCCGCGTACCAGCACGCACCGTCGCTGCGCTGGGCGTATCCGCTGGAGCAGGCGCTCGGGCACTCGCTGGCCAACGTGCCCGCGCTGCCCGGGCGGACGCTGGTGCTCGTCGACCGCTCGGGGTCGATGTTCTACTCGCGGCTGTCCGACCGCTCCGAGCTGAACCGGGCCGACGCGGCGGCGATCTTCGGTACGGCGCTGGCGCTGCGGGTGGCGGACGCGGATCTCGTCGAGTTCGGCACGAGTCACCGGCGAGTGCCGTTCCGGGCCGGGGAGTCGGTGCTGAAGGTTCTCGAGCGGTTCGGGGATCTGGGGGGTACGAACACGAGCGAGGCGGTGCGGGCGCACTACCGGTCGCACGACCGGGTGATCATCGTCACCGACGAGCAGGCGGCGCACAGCTCGTTCGGTGACCCGACCTCGCAGGTCCCGGGGCACGTGCCGGTCTACACGTGGAACCTCGCGGGGTACCGCGCGGGCCACGGTCCGTCGGGGAAGGGGAACCGGCACACGTTCGGCGGGCTCTCGGACGCGGCGTTCCGGCTGGTGCCGCTGTTGGAGTCGGCGCGGGATGCGGAGTGGCCGTGGGCGGTGGCGTGA
- a CDS encoding 5-dehydro-4-deoxyglucarate dehydratase, whose amino-acid sequence MTSAPLAARLKIPSGPLFFPVTAYGPDGAVDLDVYREHVRRGVEAGAAAVFAACGTGEFHALTPEEFEACVRTAVEATAGRVPVVAGAGYGTALAVRYARLAEAAGADGLLAMPPYLVVAGQEGLLRHYREVAAATPLDVIVYQRDNAVFTPESVVELARTDGIIGFKDGLGDLDLIQRTVSAVRSEVPGEFLYFNGLPTAELTGLAYRGVGITLYSSAVFCFAPEIALAFHRALNSGDDTTVNRLLDGFYRPFVDLRAQGRGYAVALVKAGVRLRGLDVGEVRPPLHEPTEDHVKQLAQLTDRGYALLEEM is encoded by the coding sequence GTGACGTCAGCCCCTCTCGCCGCCCGGCTGAAAATCCCCAGCGGGCCGCTGTTCTTCCCCGTCACCGCGTACGGTCCCGACGGCGCCGTCGATCTCGACGTCTACCGGGAGCACGTGCGGCGCGGCGTCGAGGCCGGAGCCGCCGCGGTCTTCGCGGCCTGCGGCACGGGCGAGTTCCACGCGCTCACGCCGGAGGAGTTCGAGGCGTGCGTGCGGACCGCCGTGGAGGCGACCGCGGGACGGGTGCCGGTGGTCGCGGGCGCCGGATACGGCACCGCGCTCGCCGTCCGCTACGCCCGCCTCGCGGAGGCCGCCGGGGCCGACGGACTGCTCGCCATGCCGCCCTACCTGGTGGTCGCCGGGCAGGAGGGACTGCTGCGCCACTACCGGGAGGTCGCCGCCGCCACCCCCCTGGACGTCATCGTCTACCAGCGCGACAACGCCGTGTTCACCCCCGAGAGCGTGGTCGAGCTCGCCCGCACCGACGGGATCATCGGCTTCAAGGACGGCCTCGGCGACCTGGACCTGATCCAGCGGACCGTGAGCGCCGTCCGCAGCGAGGTGCCCGGCGAGTTCCTCTACTTCAACGGCCTGCCGACGGCCGAACTGACCGGACTCGCCTACCGGGGTGTGGGCATCACGCTCTACTCCTCGGCGGTCTTCTGCTTCGCCCCCGAGATCGCCCTGGCCTTCCACCGGGCGCTGAACTCCGGGGACGACACGACGGTGAACCGGCTGCTGGACGGCTTCTACCGGCCCTTCGTCGACCTGCGGGCCCAGGGCCGCGGCTACGCGGTCGCCCTCGTGAAGGCCGGGGTGCGGCTGCGCGGACTGGACGTCGGCGAGGTGCGGCCCCCGCTGCACGAGCCCACCGAGGACCACGTGAAGCAGCTCGCCCAGCTGACCGACCGCGGGTACGCGCTGCTGGAGGAGATGTGA
- a CDS encoding TerD family protein yields the protein MTPGSNIPLPVSRVTVDVTAPVRLDVSSLLLTADGKVRSDEDFIFYNQPAGPGVTYRSGGGTAPDAIIVDTAAVPPGIEKIVVTASPDAAGQSFQGIEPTATIRNADDNAVLATFTPPQLGTETALVIVEVYLRNGAWKARAVGQGYANGLAGIATDFGVSVEEPAPAAQPAPAPQAPVTPPAPAADPRLSAPPAPAAPPAPPAAAPGAGKINLDKGRVSLQKNQTVSLVKGGRPFLSQVQMGLGWEPAYRGKDIDLDASVIAYGPQRNHIDSCYFGKLSIVNGAIKHSGDNLTGEGGGDDEVITVDLGRLPQEVTGLVFTVNSFSGQKFTEVAKAYCRLIDAATGEELVRFDLTNAEAQTGVMMAKLVKQFSGEWEMTAMGEFVKGRTVRGMVKPAAQSL from the coding sequence ATGACCCCCGGCTCGAACATCCCTCTCCCCGTCTCGCGCGTGACGGTGGACGTCACCGCTCCGGTGCGGCTCGACGTGTCGAGCCTGCTGCTCACCGCCGACGGCAAGGTGCGCTCCGACGAGGACTTCATCTTCTACAACCAGCCCGCCGGTCCCGGCGTGACCTACCGCTCCGGCGGCGGCACGGCGCCGGACGCGATCATCGTCGACACCGCGGCGGTCCCGCCGGGCATCGAGAAGATCGTCGTCACCGCGAGTCCGGACGCCGCGGGCCAGTCCTTCCAGGGCATCGAGCCCACCGCCACCATCCGCAACGCGGACGACAACGCGGTGCTGGCCACCTTCACCCCGCCCCAGCTGGGCACGGAGACGGCCCTGGTGATCGTCGAGGTCTACCTCCGCAACGGCGCGTGGAAGGCCCGCGCCGTCGGCCAGGGGTACGCGAACGGCCTGGCGGGCATCGCCACCGACTTCGGCGTGAGCGTGGAGGAGCCCGCTCCCGCCGCCCAGCCGGCCCCCGCACCGCAGGCACCCGTGACACCCCCGGCACCGGCCGCGGACCCCCGCCTCTCCGCCCCGCCCGCCCCGGCTGCTCCCCCTGCGCCCCCCGCCGCGGCACCGGGCGCCGGCAAGATCAACCTCGACAAGGGCCGGGTCAGCCTCCAGAAGAACCAGACGGTGTCCCTGGTCAAGGGCGGCCGTCCCTTCCTCTCCCAGGTCCAGATGGGTCTCGGCTGGGAGCCCGCGTACCGCGGCAAGGACATCGACCTGGATGCCTCGGTCATCGCGTACGGCCCGCAGCGCAACCACATCGACAGCTGCTACTTCGGCAAGCTGTCGATCGTGAACGGCGCGATCAAGCACTCCGGGGACAACCTCACCGGTGAGGGCGGCGGGGACGACGAGGTGATCACCGTCGACCTCGGCCGGCTCCCCCAGGAGGTCACCGGCCTCGTCTTCACGGTCAACTCCTTCTCCGGCCAGAAGTTCACCGAGGTCGCCAAGGCCTACTGCCGCCTCATCGACGCCGCCACCGGCGAGGAGCTCGTCCGCTTCGACCTCACCAACGCGGAGGCGCAGACGGGCGTGATGATGGCGAAGCTGGTCAAGCAGTTCTCCGGGGAGTGGGAGATGACCGCCATGGGCGAGTTCGTCAAGGGCCGCACGGTCCGCGGCATGGTCAAGCCCGCAGCCCAGTCCCTCTGA
- a CDS encoding NAD-dependent epimerase/dehydratase family protein yields MPAPRTVLLTGAAGGLGTLMRGLLPRYGYELRLLDMLPVEGEPGAITADLGDRAALREAVRGVDAIVHLAGISLESSFDKILKANIEGTYNLYEAAREEGVRRIVFASSNHAVGFTPRPQGDDPLIPVDTPRRPDTFYGLSKSFGEDLAQLYWDKHGLETVSVRIGSCFAEPSSVRMLSVWMSPEDGARLFHAALTAEGVEHTVVYGSSANTRLWWDLSTARALGYEPHDDSEPYAEKLIAEQGDLDPDNPDHAHLGGHFTTHPPIWPY; encoded by the coding sequence ATGCCCGCTCCCCGCACCGTTCTGCTCACCGGCGCCGCCGGCGGACTCGGCACCCTGATGCGCGGGCTGCTGCCGCGGTACGGCTACGAGCTCCGGCTGCTCGACATGCTCCCCGTCGAGGGCGAACCCGGCGCGATCACCGCCGACCTCGGGGACCGGGCCGCGCTGCGCGAGGCCGTACGGGGGGTCGACGCGATCGTCCACCTCGCGGGGATCTCCCTGGAGTCCTCCTTCGACAAGATCCTCAAGGCCAACATCGAGGGGACGTACAACCTGTACGAGGCGGCGCGCGAGGAGGGCGTACGCCGGATCGTCTTCGCCTCCTCCAACCACGCGGTGGGATTCACCCCGCGCCCGCAGGGTGACGATCCGCTGATCCCGGTCGACACCCCACGCCGCCCGGACACCTTCTACGGCCTGTCCAAGTCGTTCGGCGAGGACCTCGCCCAGCTGTACTGGGACAAGCACGGCCTGGAGACCGTCTCGGTGCGGATCGGCTCCTGTTTCGCCGAGCCCAGCAGCGTGCGCATGCTGTCGGTCTGGATGAGCCCCGAGGACGGCGCCCGTCTCTTCCACGCCGCCCTCACCGCCGAGGGCGTGGAACACACCGTCGTCTACGGCTCCTCCGCCAACACGCGCCTGTGGTGGGACCTCTCGACCGCCCGGGCCCTCGGCTACGAGCCGCACGACGACTCCGAACCGTACGCCGAGAAGCTCATCGCCGAGCAGGGCGATCTCGACCCGGACAACCCGGACCACGCCCACCTGGGCGGCCACTTCACCACGCACCCGCCGATCTGGCCGTACTGA
- a CDS encoding DeoR/GlpR family DNA-binding transcription regulator: MTAMTAEERQREIVRVARRTGSVDVTELAVTLGVAKETVRRDLRTLEDHGLVRRTHGGAYPVESAGFETTLAFRTTSHVPEKRRIAAAAAELLGDAETVFVDEGFTPQLIAEALPRDRQLTVVTASLATAGALAEAENTSVLLLGGRVRPGTLATVDHWTTKMLAGFVIDLAFIGANGISREHGLTTPDPAVSEVKAQAIRASRRTVFAGVHTKFGAVSFCRFADISALEAIVTSTLLPASEAHRYSLQGPQVIRV, translated from the coding sequence ATGACGGCCATGACGGCGGAAGAACGGCAGCGCGAGATCGTCCGGGTCGCGCGCCGCACCGGCTCGGTCGACGTCACGGAACTCGCCGTCACCCTGGGCGTCGCGAAGGAGACCGTACGGCGCGATCTGCGCACCCTGGAGGACCACGGCCTGGTACGCCGCACACACGGCGGCGCCTACCCGGTGGAGAGCGCCGGCTTCGAGACCACGCTCGCCTTCCGCACCACCAGCCACGTGCCCGAGAAGCGCCGGATCGCCGCCGCGGCGGCCGAACTGCTCGGGGACGCCGAGACCGTCTTCGTCGACGAGGGCTTCACCCCGCAGCTCATCGCCGAGGCGCTCCCCCGGGACAGGCAGCTGACCGTCGTCACCGCCTCGCTCGCCACCGCCGGCGCGCTCGCCGAGGCCGAGAACACCAGCGTGCTGCTGCTCGGCGGCCGGGTCCGGCCCGGCACCCTCGCCACCGTCGACCACTGGACGACGAAGATGCTCGCCGGCTTCGTCATCGACCTGGCCTTCATCGGCGCCAACGGCATCTCCCGCGAACACGGCCTCACCACCCCCGACCCGGCCGTCAGCGAGGTCAAGGCGCAGGCGATCAGGGCGTCCCGGCGCACCGTCTTCGCCGGGGTGCACACCAAGTTCGGCGCCGTCAGCTTCTGCCGGTTCGCCGACATCAGCGCCCTGGAGGCGATCGTCACGAGCACGCTGCTCCCGGCGTCCGAGGCGCACCGCTACTCGCTGCAGGGCCCCCAGGTCATCCGCGTCTGA